From Alteribacter lacisalsi, a single genomic window includes:
- a CDS encoding pilus assembly protein TadG-related protein has protein sequence MNVSNEKGVVVPLIAVLIPVFLGIIGLAVDTGFMAANYFRLANAADAAAYASLDGYDREVWESEGRIVIDPQEARQLAEHYLRENMGGASITSFQVEETSVTIEAETNSPVFFMQLFGFSDQQLSAMAGADLSDPND, from the coding sequence ATGAATGTGTCAAATGAAAAAGGTGTCGTTGTCCCTCTGATAGCAGTACTGATTCCTGTTTTTCTCGGGATCATCGGTCTGGCGGTGGATACGGGGTTTATGGCTGCCAATTATTTCAGACTGGCAAACGCTGCCGATGCAGCCGCGTATGCTTCTCTGGACGGATATGACAGGGAAGTCTGGGAGAGCGAAGGGAGAATCGTCATTGACCCACAAGAGGCGAGACAGCTTGCCGAACATTATCTGAGGGAAAATATGGGTGGGGCCTCAATCACCAGTTTTCAGGTGGAGGAGACCTCCGTAACAATTGAAGCAGAAACCAATTCACCTGTTTTCTTTATGCAGCTGTTCGGGTTTTCTGATCAGCAGCTTTCCGCAATGGCGGGGGCTGATCTGTCTGATCCGAACGACTAA
- a CDS encoding Eco57I restriction-modification methylase domain-containing protein produces the protein MDRLTMNRLTSKQKDVIQSAGVKGEAATGIFLRTAVLHYAESKGFKAGSEDGGEWLEQTMPGAFDPLKDGEKHFFDACRPRLTELFRTEAKENIFCGVEELGLFYQALIRDEKARIYKGVRKSRKIRPGEMPAATQLFTPDWIASYMAENTVGAWWLGIRPDSSLRGSMRYFVKNGAREPSPFTLQEMKVLDPACGSGQLLLKVFDILFAVYEETGAARGEIPRLILENHLYGLDIDAGILQLAKASLLLRSRELSGVFPACVDFKNIQQVDPAAHGSLCEAGTVLASHFPIVLANPPYMGTKGMPGDLSTYLKEAYPDTRYDLYAAFMERVFRLTSSGGWSACLAQQSWMYLKSYERLREQVLTSRQTSSFLHLGTGTFETISGEVVQTAAWVMRAVPPSPGKVPFFDLTAGKTAQAKEAAFLAGNGRIDCDPALFQRLPGSVFSYRASPEVTKAFDRFLPLKDTAFVRKGMFTGDNGAFLRKWYEVPAHELNRSAHSITDAFESGSCWFPVKKGGPFRRWSGHCEWVIRLDRKSYDAIQANRGHRSPHFYFQPAITWSKVTTKDLSCRYTPAGSVVNDACLAVYEKSVPLLYLTGLLNSSAANLLLRSYSSSLNYSGGDLGKLPVVVPAHRDREQVERLVRENISLTLWEERWQETSMTFTEHPVRRYRAASLEESYHLYAQEVLQKRKKLSANEEALNRFFAEAYGLTGHVQVHPEEKTLSIRPPCPRRFARSFLSYAVGTAFGRWAEPGKKQTERTCLTEEAFMRTAEAILLAQGFGIAESFDWLAAHLTTRKNVPAEAAVRMYMRERFFRDHQQEYGKRPLYWPVWEKGRLIWFYYPGLRGTRETKLLEDGCPPHLAIRVNGLVDQDAHSIPEAYERFNRALSRAEGVNV, from the coding sequence ATGGACCGATTAACGATGAACAGGCTGACGTCAAAGCAGAAAGATGTGATCCAGTCAGCCGGTGTCAAAGGGGAAGCGGCGACTGGTATTTTTCTGAGAACCGCGGTGCTTCACTATGCAGAGTCAAAAGGGTTCAAGGCAGGATCAGAAGACGGCGGCGAGTGGCTGGAGCAGACGATGCCCGGCGCGTTTGACCCGCTGAAGGACGGGGAAAAGCACTTTTTTGACGCGTGCCGGCCCCGGCTTACTGAACTGTTTCGTACGGAAGCAAAGGAAAATATATTTTGCGGGGTGGAGGAACTTGGTCTGTTTTACCAGGCGTTAATCCGCGATGAAAAGGCACGAATTTATAAAGGGGTACGAAAAAGCAGGAAAATCAGGCCCGGTGAGATGCCGGCAGCAACGCAGCTGTTTACACCGGACTGGATCGCATCCTATATGGCGGAGAACACGGTAGGCGCATGGTGGCTCGGGATCCGGCCTGATTCAAGCCTGAGGGGCAGCATGCGCTATTTCGTGAAAAACGGCGCGCGAGAGCCTTCGCCTTTTACCCTGCAGGAAATGAAAGTGCTCGATCCGGCCTGCGGCTCGGGCCAGCTTCTGTTAAAGGTGTTCGATATTCTGTTTGCCGTGTACGAGGAAACAGGCGCTGCCCGGGGAGAAATTCCAAGGTTGATTCTTGAGAATCATCTTTACGGGCTCGACATCGATGCCGGCATTCTGCAGCTGGCGAAAGCCTCCCTCCTCCTGCGCAGCCGGGAGTTGTCCGGCGTATTTCCTGCTTGTGTTGATTTCAAAAACATCCAGCAGGTCGACCCCGCCGCTCACGGCTCCCTATGCGAGGCGGGGACGGTTCTCGCTTCACATTTTCCGATCGTGCTGGCAAACCCGCCTTATATGGGGACGAAAGGAATGCCGGGGGATTTGAGCACGTACTTAAAGGAGGCCTATCCGGATACCCGGTACGACCTCTACGCCGCCTTTATGGAGCGGGTGTTCCGTTTAACCAGTTCCGGCGGGTGGTCTGCCTGCCTCGCCCAGCAGTCGTGGATGTATTTAAAAAGCTACGAACGTCTTCGTGAACAGGTGCTCACATCCAGGCAGACATCCTCGTTTCTCCATCTCGGAACAGGTACCTTTGAAACGATCAGCGGCGAAGTGGTGCAGACGGCTGCGTGGGTGATGCGGGCAGTACCGCCATCACCTGGGAAGGTGCCGTTTTTTGATCTGACCGCTGGAAAAACCGCACAGGCGAAGGAGGCTGCTTTTTTAGCCGGAAACGGCCGGATCGACTGCGACCCTGCTCTTTTTCAACGCCTGCCGGGATCGGTATTCAGCTACCGGGCATCGCCGGAGGTCACCAAGGCGTTTGACCGGTTCCTTCCATTAAAAGATACAGCCTTTGTGCGAAAAGGCATGTTTACGGGAGACAACGGAGCTTTTTTACGCAAGTGGTATGAAGTGCCCGCACATGAGCTGAACCGCAGCGCACACTCAATCACAGACGCTTTCGAAAGCGGTTCCTGCTGGTTTCCTGTGAAAAAGGGAGGCCCATTCCGGCGCTGGAGCGGGCACTGCGAGTGGGTCATCCGCCTGGACCGGAAAAGCTATGATGCGATTCAGGCAAACAGAGGGCACCGCTCGCCCCACTTTTATTTTCAGCCAGCCATCACGTGGTCAAAAGTCACAACCAAGGATCTGTCCTGCCGCTACACACCAGCCGGTTCTGTTGTAAATGACGCATGCCTCGCCGTGTATGAAAAGAGCGTCCCGCTCCTTTACCTGACCGGCCTTCTTAACAGCAGTGCGGCCAATCTTCTGTTACGAAGCTACAGCTCGTCGTTAAACTACAGCGGGGGTGATCTGGGGAAACTACCGGTTGTGGTGCCGGCACACAGGGATCGTGAACAGGTGGAGCGGCTCGTCCGTGAAAATATCAGCCTGACTCTCTGGGAGGAAAGGTGGCAGGAAACGTCGATGACCTTTACGGAACATCCGGTTCGACGGTACAGAGCAGCAAGCCTTGAGGAAAGTTACCATCTTTATGCACAAGAGGTCCTTCAGAAGCGGAAAAAGCTGTCGGCAAACGAAGAAGCGCTCAACCGATTTTTTGCAGAGGCGTACGGGCTGACCGGGCACGTTCAGGTGCATCCTGAGGAAAAAACGCTCAGTATCCGCCCGCCATGCCCCCGCCGTTTTGCCCGGTCATTTCTGTCTTACGCGGTTGGAACAGCTTTCGGCAGATGGGCTGAGCCCGGGAAGAAACAGACAGAACGAACCTGCCTCACAGAAGAGGCGTTTATGCGGACTGCAGAAGCCATCCTTCTGGCACAGGGCTTCGGTATAGCTGAAAGCTTTGACTGGCTGGCAGCACATCTTACAACAAGGAAAAACGTGCCGGCTGAAGCAGCGGTCCGTATGTACATGAGAGAGCGTTTCTTTCGGGACCACCAGCAGGAATACGGCAAAAGACCGCTCTACTGGCCGGTTTGGGAAAAAGGCAGGCTCATCTGGTTTTATTACCCTGGCCTTCGCGGCACAAGGGAAACAAAGCTGCTTGAGGACGGCTGTCCGCCCCACCTGGCAATCCGGGTGAACGGGCTGGTTGATCAGGACGCTCATTCAATTCCCGAAGCGTATGAACGCTTCAACCGGGCTTTGAGCAGAGCAGAGGGCGTCAACGTTTGA
- a CDS encoding DUF1284 domain-containing protein: MGERQLRGHHLLCVHGFQGMGYSPGFVRRMEEIVTEIRDPDQDFGIRVLVELDDACDVCPHNGSTFCAASPGSDAHVKGLDTRALKHLKLEAGRLYRKSKLVEWTARTVKPDDLDHICKGCSWLAHGVCKAGIAKLNEEWRERNDASENRIV, encoded by the coding sequence ATGGGAGAGAGACAGCTGAGGGGGCACCACCTTCTCTGTGTACACGGATTTCAGGGGATGGGTTACAGCCCGGGTTTTGTGAGAAGAATGGAGGAGATCGTAACGGAAATCAGGGATCCGGATCAGGATTTCGGGATCAGGGTGCTGGTGGAGCTGGATGATGCCTGTGACGTGTGTCCCCATAACGGGAGCACGTTCTGTGCAGCAAGTCCAGGCTCAGATGCCCATGTGAAGGGGCTCGATACGAGGGCGCTTAAGCACCTGAAGCTTGAGGCGGGGAGACTGTACAGAAAAAGCAAGCTTGTGGAGTGGACCGCGAGAACTGTGAAGCCTGACGACCTCGATCATATCTGCAAAGGGTGCAGCTGGCTCGCACACGGGGTATGCAAGGCCGGCATCGCTAAGCTCAACGAAGAATGGAGAGAACGGAATGACGCTTCGGAAAATAGAATCGTTTGA
- a CDS encoding carbonic anhydrase, whose amino-acid sequence MDIQDLKKKNVNFKKKWLDTDPDYFEKLTQGQDPDFLVLACSDSRVCPTTVTEMEPGHMFIHRNVANQVVESDESFAAGLYYALVHLKVKYVLINGHTNCGGVQAAWENNDEEGLQGWLKYVKDSMPDPEATDKEWTLEKLAKFNVMVQMKRLQKHPVFQEHGEGVSIIGALFDLKTGSLDVFDPDNLTEEDREMLGY is encoded by the coding sequence ATGGATATTCAGGATCTGAAAAAGAAGAATGTGAACTTTAAAAAGAAATGGCTTGATACGGACCCGGACTATTTTGAGAAACTTACGCAGGGACAGGACCCGGATTTTCTGGTGCTTGCCTGCAGTGATTCAAGAGTCTGCCCGACAACGGTGACAGAAATGGAGCCGGGACATATGTTTATTCACCGGAATGTAGCCAATCAGGTCGTCGAGTCCGATGAAAGCTTTGCAGCCGGGCTTTACTACGCCCTCGTTCATCTGAAAGTGAAGTACGTACTTATAAACGGACATACCAACTGCGGCGGTGTGCAGGCCGCATGGGAAAACAATGATGAAGAAGGCCTGCAGGGCTGGCTTAAGTATGTAAAGGACAGCATGCCGGACCCGGAAGCAACGGACAAGGAGTGGACGCTTGAAAAGCTGGCCAAGTTTAACGTGATGGTGCAGATGAAGCGGCTTCAGAAGCACCCCGTCTTTCAGGAGCACGGTGAAGGAGTGTCGATTATCGGGGCTCTGTTTGATTTGAAAACAGGAAGCCTGGACGTGTTCGATCCCGATAACTTGACTGAAGAAGACCGGGAGATGCTCGGATACTGA
- a CDS encoding thioredoxin family protein, with the protein MTLRKIESFEEVKDFVSSSDRAIVLLKSKNCTVCEAVERQLEEQFHNEIVYAKGQIEDVPEARGQWTVFSAPTVLFFFEGREVWRGSRFIDWDDLNRMIIRTLPEN; encoded by the coding sequence ATGACGCTTCGGAAAATAGAATCGTTTGAAGAAGTAAAGGACTTTGTAAGCAGCAGCGACCGCGCGATAGTTCTTCTTAAGTCAAAGAACTGCACCGTTTGTGAGGCCGTGGAACGGCAGCTGGAAGAGCAGTTCCACAACGAAATTGTGTATGCAAAAGGACAGATCGAAGACGTACCGGAAGCAAGAGGACAGTGGACGGTGTTTTCGGCACCGACAGTACTGTTCTTTTTTGAAGGTCGGGAAGTGTGGCGCGGCTCCCGCTTTATAGACTGGGATGACCTGAATCGGATGATCATCCGGACACTGCCGGAAAATTAA
- a CDS encoding Flp family type IVb pilin, whose translation MNFLKNFWKDESGQALSEYGVILGIVLVGVITVIIAFRDQIQNVFETIINSLNM comes from the coding sequence ATGAACTTTTTGAAAAATTTCTGGAAAGATGAAAGCGGACAGGCTTTGAGTGAGTACGGTGTAATTCTTGGAATCGTTCTTGTAGGAGTGATCACGGTCATTATCGCATTCAGAGACCAGATCCAAAATGTATTTGAAACCATTATCAACTCACTTAATATGTAA
- a CDS encoding class I SAM-dependent methyltransferase: protein MTRAMSGERFDPAKADRLLSAERRELIDPEWITGLVELGTDEAAADLGAGNGFFTMPLAEKTTNDVYAVDIEAEMLGMLGVRMMEAGHEHVGLIEADLEDVPLADECVNGIVAGFVVHEASDRMKAFGEMKRLLKPGGKAAVAEWKKESFTMGPPEHERLDEELVSREMTEAGFRNVNILRKERIYVVTGEK, encoded by the coding sequence GTGACCAGAGCGATGAGCGGTGAGAGATTTGATCCGGCAAAAGCAGACCGGCTCCTAAGCGCCGAGCGGCGGGAACTGATTGATCCTGAATGGATTACAGGCCTGGTTGAACTTGGAACTGATGAAGCGGCAGCGGATCTTGGAGCAGGAAACGGCTTTTTTACCATGCCTCTTGCAGAGAAAACGACGAACGATGTTTACGCCGTTGATATCGAAGCGGAGATGCTCGGGATGCTCGGCGTCCGGATGATGGAAGCCGGGCATGAGCACGTCGGACTTATTGAAGCGGACTTGGAGGACGTACCTCTTGCAGACGAGTGTGTAAATGGCATTGTCGCCGGCTTTGTTGTTCACGAAGCCTCCGACCGGATGAAAGCCTTCGGCGAGATGAAACGGCTGTTGAAGCCGGGAGGAAAAGCTGCTGTAGCCGAGTGGAAGAAAGAATCCTTTACGATGGGACCACCTGAGCATGAACGGCTGGATGAGGAACTTGTCAGCCGGGAAATGACGGAAGCCGGGTTCAGGAACGTGAACATCCTGCGAAAAGAACGGATCTATGTTGTAACTGGGGAGAAGTGA
- a CDS encoding SLAP domain-containing protein, giving the protein MFNKKLLIGTTLVMVLAAGCGAGTTPSSQNMEAEEEPGVNHVYMDEKLLHRMAQRGYEPDAEAAAIEEQAETDEDESGDRNQEEEGDSAYSHVTGLAAEDDWALTELIINEADKERFTDEQLAYFAEDQEERFPPVKEGRVQAVASVIYQQDDSLLLMGVLRNGTENESFSLERLEGSVLTLMDSNLSSWARTSFSADISHVELEAGQAVPFKQAIPMEDVHHPEFDFEYFQYFLTFQLSSEEEPADAEEEESETEEENEDQEDE; this is encoded by the coding sequence ATGTTCAATAAGAAATTACTAATTGGAACTACACTGGTAATGGTGCTGGCCGCCGGATGCGGCGCCGGCACCACTCCCTCTTCACAGAACATGGAAGCGGAAGAGGAACCAGGAGTAAACCATGTTTATATGGACGAAAAATTACTTCACCGTATGGCGCAGAGAGGATATGAGCCGGATGCTGAGGCTGCTGCCATTGAAGAGCAGGCGGAAACGGATGAGGACGAATCCGGCGATCGTAACCAGGAGGAAGAGGGAGATTCAGCTTACTCTCATGTTACGGGACTTGCTGCAGAAGATGACTGGGCATTAACAGAACTTATCATTAACGAGGCTGACAAAGAACGTTTCACGGACGAACAGCTGGCGTATTTTGCTGAAGACCAGGAGGAGCGTTTTCCCCCGGTAAAAGAAGGCCGTGTCCAGGCCGTGGCCTCGGTCATATATCAGCAGGATGACTCTCTTCTGCTGATGGGTGTTCTGCGGAATGGCACAGAGAATGAGAGTTTTTCGCTGGAGCGGCTTGAAGGATCCGTACTAACCCTGATGGACAGCAATCTGTCGTCCTGGGCCAGAACGTCGTTTAGTGCAGACATTTCCCATGTAGAACTTGAAGCCGGTCAGGCAGTTCCATTTAAACAGGCCATTCCAATGGAAGATGTACATCATCCGGAATTTGATTTTGAGTATTTTCAGTACTTCCTTACATTCCAGCTTAGTTCAGAAGAAGAGCCGGCTGATGCAGAGGAAGAAGAATCTGAAACAGAAGAGGAAAACGAAGACCAGGAAGATGAGTGA
- a CDS encoding nitric oxide synthase oxygenase codes for MDRNETMYRAAEAFVQQCYSELNKQESIKSRLVEIKTEIEQTGTYTHTAEEISHGAKMAWRNSNRCIGRFFWQTLDVFDARDLRTAEDVFDALCRHIEYATNDGRILPTITVFAQRSEGQTDRIRLWNHQLLRYAGYETEEGVIGDQWSVSFTRKCEALGWRGERTDYDLLPLVIQVDGGEPEWFDIPADLVKEVAIRHPENRAVADLNVKWYGVPIISDMLLEIGGIQYPAAPFNGWYMETEIGARNLADTDRYDLLPKIASVFDLDTSRVSTLWKDRALVELNRAVIHSFREDGVSIVDHHTAAEQFRQFENRETESGRPVTGDWSWLIPPVSPAATHVFHKQYNDEVVTPNYHYQEKPYKP; via the coding sequence ATGGACAGAAATGAAACAATGTATCGAGCAGCTGAGGCTTTTGTGCAGCAGTGCTACAGTGAATTAAATAAACAGGAATCGATAAAAAGCCGCCTCGTAGAAATCAAAACGGAAATCGAGCAGACGGGGACCTATACCCATACGGCGGAGGAGATCAGCCACGGGGCGAAAATGGCCTGGCGCAACAGCAACCGCTGTATCGGCCGTTTTTTCTGGCAGACGCTTGATGTGTTCGACGCCCGTGACCTCCGGACGGCCGAAGACGTGTTTGACGCCCTCTGCCGGCATATCGAGTACGCGACAAATGACGGCCGAATTCTGCCTACGATTACGGTCTTCGCCCAGCGGAGTGAGGGGCAGACGGACCGGATCCGTCTTTGGAATCATCAGCTGCTCCGCTATGCAGGGTATGAAACTGAAGAAGGTGTGATCGGGGATCAGTGGTCCGTTTCGTTCACCCGGAAGTGCGAAGCTCTGGGCTGGCGAGGAGAGAGGACGGATTACGATCTTCTGCCGCTCGTGATTCAGGTTGACGGCGGGGAGCCGGAATGGTTTGACATTCCTGCAGATCTCGTCAAAGAGGTCGCGATTCGTCACCCGGAAAACAGGGCCGTTGCGGATCTGAATGTAAAATGGTACGGGGTGCCGATCATTTCGGATATGCTCCTTGAAATCGGTGGCATCCAGTATCCGGCGGCGCCTTTTAACGGCTGGTACATGGAGACGGAAATCGGGGCCCGCAATCTAGCTGACACAGACCGGTACGATCTGCTGCCGAAAATCGCTTCCGTTTTTGATCTGGACACATCCCGGGTCTCTACACTATGGAAGGACCGGGCTCTGGTTGAGTTAAACAGAGCGGTCATCCATTCGTTTAGGGAAGACGGCGTCAGCATCGTGGATCACCATACAGCGGCCGAGCAGTTCCGCCAGTTTGAAAACCGGGAAACGGAATCGGGACGCCCGGTAACCGGTGACTGGAGCTGGCTGATCCCGCCTGTGTCACCTGCAGCCACCCATGTTTTTCATAAACAGTATAACGACGAGGTCGTCACACCGAACTACCACTACCAGGAGAAGCCTTACAAACCTTAA
- a CDS encoding A24 family peptidase, with protein MIWYVTGLVMVITAVDIKTRKIPNPLILLVFFSILVFQLFEGALLPGLASFAATFALFLVLYIVRFLGAGDVKLISAISPLFLMPELFYYWFLTAAAGILISVIHVIVANRWNQMMKQVYRMVVFRQARSGTEKIEQALSFPFSIAVLLVWGVMNVWVGY; from the coding sequence ATGATCTGGTATGTAACGGGGCTTGTTATGGTCATTACAGCAGTCGATATTAAAACAAGAAAAATCCCAAACCCTCTCATCCTCCTTGTTTTTTTCAGTATTCTGGTGTTTCAGTTATTTGAAGGAGCACTTTTACCGGGCCTTGCCAGTTTCGCTGCAACCTTTGCTTTGTTTCTGGTCCTGTATATTGTTCGTTTTCTCGGTGCAGGAGATGTAAAGCTCATTTCAGCCATTTCGCCTCTGTTTTTAATGCCAGAACTCTTTTATTACTGGTTTCTTACAGCAGCAGCCGGAATTCTGATTTCCGTTATTCATGTGATTGTGGCGAACAGGTGGAATCAGATGATGAAACAGGTTTACCGGATGGTTGTTTTCAGACAGGCTCGTTCCGGCACGGAGAAAATAGAACAAGCGTTATCGTTTCCGTTCTCAATTGCGGTTTTACTTGTATGGGGAGTGATGAATGTATGGGTCGGTTATTAA
- a CDS encoding TadE/TadG family type IV pilus assembly protein — protein MGRLLKRTRKNEEGQAVTEFALVLPALVLLIVGGLILGIAAYNQVVVVTAANQGARLGAALAADEDIPMHVAASRARSSTESALSSTTGHCSPANAHPNGDGSSFIVDVSCEYALPIPFMNTSPLTLSHRATYHIFE, from the coding sequence ATGGGTCGGTTATTAAAAAGAACCCGTAAAAATGAAGAAGGTCAGGCGGTTACGGAATTTGCCCTCGTTCTTCCAGCACTTGTACTCCTGATTGTTGGAGGCCTGATCCTTGGAATTGCCGCATACAATCAGGTGGTTGTGGTGACAGCTGCCAACCAGGGGGCCAGACTGGGAGCGGCTCTGGCGGCAGATGAGGATATACCTATGCACGTGGCAGCAAGCAGGGCGAGAAGCTCAACTGAAAGTGCGCTGTCAAGCACAACAGGGCACTGCAGCCCGGCAAATGCCCATCCGAATGGGGATGGCAGCAGCTTCATTGTGGATGTATCCTGTGAATATGCGCTTCCCATCCCTTTTATGAATACAAGTCCTTTGACGCTCAGTCACAGGGCAACCTATCATATATTTGAGTGA
- a CDS encoding lmo0937 family membrane protein, giving the protein MLWTIIAILILLWIFGLLTEVIGGLIHIILVIALVVLIIRLIRGR; this is encoded by the coding sequence ATGCTCTGGACGATTATTGCAATTTTAATACTGCTGTGGATCTTCGGACTGCTCACGGAAGTGATCGGCGGGCTGATTCACATTATTCTTGTGATTGCCCTCGTTGTCCTGATTATCAGACTGATTCGCGGCCGGTAA
- a CDS encoding NAD(P)/FAD-dependent oxidoreductase, producing the protein MEKDTVIIGGGLAGIMAAVTLTEQGSKVRILDKGRSVGGRMATRRIGEGKADHGAQFFTVRTDAFKHHVSRWEQNSWVRRWFGDDHPRYMAHDGMNRLVKELASGLEVSLETKVKAIEEGPSGFVIYGDTPGGPAEIQADRIIVTVPVPQSLQMTYPLVLNQEAEKQLKSLVYAPSYVLLVTLEGPSKVPDPGIVKSGLPASLDTVADNRQKGISDETIVSIYASGEWAEANVDLSKDEIITQLMDIGADYFDPAAVTGFQLKKWRYAEVKETHKGNGFIDAGLRHPLLFAGDAFITPEDPSSRSRVESAVLSGIAAGKHLTKG; encoded by the coding sequence ATGGAAAAAGACACAGTGATTATCGGGGGAGGACTGGCCGGCATTATGGCGGCTGTTACCTTAACAGAACAAGGCAGCAAGGTGCGGATCCTTGATAAGGGAAGAAGTGTCGGAGGGAGAATGGCGACACGGAGGATTGGAGAAGGAAAAGCTGATCATGGAGCGCAGTTTTTCACCGTCCGCACGGATGCGTTTAAACATCACGTTAGCCGGTGGGAGCAAAACAGCTGGGTGAGACGATGGTTTGGGGATGATCATCCCCGTTACATGGCGCACGACGGAATGAACCGACTCGTGAAGGAACTGGCCAGCGGACTGGAAGTATCCCTTGAAACAAAGGTAAAAGCGATTGAAGAGGGTCCATCGGGGTTTGTTATATACGGCGATACGCCTGGCGGACCAGCTGAGATTCAGGCCGACAGGATCATCGTGACGGTGCCGGTGCCCCAGTCCCTTCAGATGACTTATCCTCTCGTTCTTAATCAAGAGGCGGAAAAACAGCTGAAGAGTCTCGTTTACGCACCAAGTTATGTATTACTCGTCACACTTGAAGGCCCTTCAAAAGTGCCGGATCCGGGAATTGTAAAGTCGGGTCTCCCCGCCTCTCTTGATACCGTTGCAGATAATCGTCAGAAAGGGATTTCTGATGAAACGATCGTGAGCATCTATGCGTCAGGTGAATGGGCAGAGGCAAACGTTGATCTGTCCAAGGATGAAATAATCACACAGCTTATGGACATAGGAGCTGATTATTTCGATCCGGCTGCTGTCACCGGATTCCAGCTGAAGAAATGGCGCTATGCAGAAGTAAAGGAAACACATAAAGGAAACGGTTTTATCGATGCCGGGTTGCGGCATCCGCTTCTATTTGCAGGTGATGCGTTTATTACTCCTGAAGATCCGTCCAGCCGTTCACGGGTGGAGAGCGCCGTCCTGTCCGGAATTGCCGCCGGAAAGCATCTGACAAAGGGATAG